In a genomic window of Meiothermus sp. QL-1:
- a CDS encoding metal-dependent hydrolase: MLEVRYLGHSALLITDGTTRVLVDPFLTGNPKAALAADQVEADLIVLTHAHGDHYGDSVAISQRTGAPIISNYEIVSYAERQGAKGVGMNLGGTYRFSGGWLKWFPAWHSSSFPDGTYGGLAQGCVLELAGKRLYIAGDTALFSDMSLLASYAIDLAVLPIGDHFTMGPDDALKALELIRAKQVLPVHYNTFPPIAQDGAAFVRRAGLLGIGGEALEPGGQLRL, encoded by the coding sequence GTGCTCGAGGTCAGGTACCTGGGTCATTCGGCGCTTCTGATCACCGATGGCACCACGCGGGTCTTGGTGGACCCCTTTCTCACCGGCAACCCCAAGGCAGCCCTCGCGGCCGACCAGGTGGAGGCCGACCTGATCGTGCTCACCCACGCCCACGGCGACCACTACGGCGACAGCGTGGCCATCAGCCAGCGCACCGGGGCCCCCATCATTTCCAACTACGAGATCGTAAGCTACGCCGAGCGGCAGGGGGCCAAGGGGGTGGGGATGAACCTGGGCGGCACCTACCGCTTTTCTGGGGGGTGGCTCAAGTGGTTCCCGGCCTGGCACTCCTCCTCCTTCCCCGACGGCACCTACGGCGGCCTGGCCCAGGGGTGCGTGCTCGAGCTGGCCGGTAAGCGCCTGTACATCGCGGGCGACACCGCCCTGTTTAGCGATATGAGCCTGCTGGCCTCCTATGCCATCGACCTGGCGGTGCTGCCGATTGGCGACCACTTCACCATGGGCCCCGACGATGCTTTGAAGGCTCTGGAACTCATCCGGGCCAAACAGGTACTGCCGGTGCACTACAACACCTTCCCCCCCATCGCCCAGGACGGAGCGGCCTTTGTGCGGCGGGCCGGGCTTTTGGGAATTGGGGGCGAGGCTTTGGAGCCCGGGGGGCAGCTACGCCTCTAA
- a CDS encoding DUF3809 family protein — protein sequence MLLEKSFRLFLPEPPEHLYQPERVFSGRPPFRMLRREGFWLEGVLVAEAPLLGEIQFPFRSRIHPEGRVARLEALPLENPPPFWVELAGRGEVVEGGLEYRLTLRLHASLPPGEKWGGRALRRLAEAAFERNLERELKRLAQGA from the coding sequence GTGTTGCTAGAGAAATCCTTTCGCCTTTTTTTGCCCGAGCCTCCAGAGCATCTCTACCAGCCCGAGCGGGTCTTCTCGGGCCGCCCCCCCTTTAGGATGCTGAGGCGGGAGGGGTTTTGGCTGGAGGGGGTCTTGGTGGCCGAGGCCCCCCTCCTTGGAGAAATCCAATTCCCCTTTCGCAGCCGTATTCACCCCGAGGGGAGAGTAGCCCGTCTGGAAGCGCTGCCCCTGGAGAACCCCCCGCCTTTTTGGGTGGAGCTGGCGGGCCGGGGCGAGGTGGTGGAGGGCGGGCTGGAGTACCGGCTCACCCTGCGGCTGCATGCCAGCCTGCCCCCCGGGGAGAAGTGGGGAGGGCGGGCTTTGCGCCGGCTGGCCGAGGCTGCGTTTGAGCGCAACCTGGAGCGGGAGCTGAAGCGGCTGGCGCAGGGGGCCTGA
- a CDS encoding DUF3248 domain-containing protein, with product MDDLLERLGNHLVWRIGKAEGEEVLVVRVGLASAAPEFAHLSRLRNVTDEEIEQLVRAGQVRVEWVN from the coding sequence ATGGACGACCTGCTCGAGCGGCTCGGCAACCACCTGGTCTGGCGGATTGGCAAGGCCGAGGGGGAGGAGGTCTTGGTGGTGCGCGTGGGGTTGGCCTCGGCTGCCCCCGAGTTCGCCCATCTCTCGCGCCTGCGCAACGTGACCGACGAGGAAATTGAACAACTGGTGCGGGCTGGGCAGGTGCGGGTGGAGTGGGTGAACTAG